Proteins from one Chitinophaga oryzae genomic window:
- a CDS encoding AAA domain-containing protein yields the protein MSYFDNLFQLLRQEREEDKQSWLRQTASSSAAERRANGLAWYPVAIRGTEMSRGDYLTVEVERTTHQDITHQLRFGVSAVLFSNHDPLQDRVEGTVTFQGGNRLKLTLRTDELPEWADNGKLGIDLLFDDNSYDEMQQALKQAAALADKPEGHLVKILTGERKPSFDTTTPPVTLPGLNTVQQEAVNKILSANELAIVHGPPGTGKTTTLVQAIKALIKKDQEKILVVAPSNAAVDLLSEKLADEGLNVLRVGNPARVSERLSSLTLDSRMSEHASMKEVKRLKKQASEFKNMAHKYKRNFGKAEREQRKALFDEAHKIMKEVDKTEQYITDDLIAKAQVITATLVGANHYTVRNVRYKTVVIDEAGQALEPACWIPIIKAQKVIFAGDHCQLPPTIKSAEAARLGLSNTLLEKSVALHPEAVVLLEEQYRMNEMIMGYASAVFYDNKLKAHHTVAGHRLFADDMPLAFVDTAGCGFDEKAEGTSTSNPEEASFLFRHLLQLVAALKAQPGNNTFPEIAIISPYKQQVYLLQEQLQHAAELQPHAASISVNTIDSFQGQERDVVYISMTRSNADNNIGFLSDIRRMNVAMTRARKKLVVVGDSATLSQLPFYAGFIAYAETQNAYQSAWEFMDL from the coding sequence ATGTCATATTTCGATAATCTCTTCCAGCTGCTCCGGCAGGAAAGGGAAGAAGATAAACAATCCTGGCTCCGCCAGACAGCCAGTTCATCCGCGGCAGAACGCAGGGCGAACGGCCTTGCCTGGTACCCGGTGGCCATCCGGGGCACGGAAATGAGCCGCGGGGATTATCTCACCGTGGAAGTGGAACGTACTACTCACCAGGATATCACCCACCAGCTGCGTTTCGGCGTATCAGCGGTATTGTTTTCCAATCATGATCCGCTGCAGGACAGGGTGGAAGGCACCGTTACCTTTCAGGGCGGCAACCGCCTCAAGCTGACATTGCGTACGGACGAGCTGCCGGAATGGGCCGACAACGGCAAGCTGGGCATCGACCTGCTGTTCGATGATAACAGTTACGATGAGATGCAGCAGGCGCTGAAGCAAGCGGCTGCCCTGGCAGACAAGCCGGAAGGGCATCTGGTGAAAATCCTCACCGGTGAAAGAAAACCCTCCTTCGATACCACAACGCCCCCGGTAACACTGCCGGGACTGAATACCGTGCAACAGGAAGCCGTCAATAAAATCCTGTCGGCCAACGAGCTGGCGATTGTGCACGGTCCTCCGGGCACCGGCAAAACCACCACGCTGGTACAGGCCATCAAAGCGCTGATCAAAAAAGACCAGGAGAAAATACTGGTGGTGGCGCCCAGCAATGCGGCCGTTGACCTGCTCAGCGAAAAACTGGCGGATGAAGGGCTCAATGTGCTGCGCGTAGGCAACCCCGCCCGCGTATCAGAGCGCTTGTCGTCGCTCACGCTCGACAGCAGAATGTCTGAACACGCCAGCATGAAGGAAGTGAAACGCCTGAAGAAACAAGCCAGCGAGTTCAAAAACATGGCGCATAAATACAAGCGTAACTTCGGCAAGGCGGAAAGAGAACAACGCAAAGCCCTCTTTGATGAAGCGCATAAGATCATGAAAGAGGTGGATAAGACAGAGCAGTATATTACGGACGACCTGATTGCCAAAGCACAGGTGATCACTGCCACGCTCGTCGGCGCCAACCACTACACCGTGCGGAACGTGCGTTATAAAACAGTGGTGATCGACGAAGCCGGCCAGGCGCTGGAACCCGCGTGCTGGATACCCATCATCAAAGCGCAGAAAGTCATCTTCGCCGGAGACCACTGCCAGCTGCCACCGACCATCAAGTCGGCCGAAGCGGCCCGCCTGGGGCTTAGTAACACGCTGCTGGAAAAGAGTGTGGCCCTGCACCCGGAAGCGGTAGTGCTGCTGGAAGAACAGTACCGCATGAACGAAATGATCATGGGGTATGCCTCGGCTGTTTTTTATGATAACAAACTAAAGGCCCATCATACGGTGGCCGGCCACCGCCTGTTTGCAGACGATATGCCGCTGGCCTTCGTAGATACCGCCGGCTGCGGCTTCGATGAAAAAGCAGAAGGCACCAGCACCTCCAACCCGGAAGAAGCGTCCTTCCTGTTCCGCCATCTGCTGCAGCTGGTAGCCGCCCTGAAAGCACAACCGGGCAACAATACCTTCCCGGAAATAGCTATCATCTCTCCCTACAAACAACAGGTATACCTGTTGCAGGAGCAGCTGCAACACGCCGCGGAGCTGCAGCCGCATGCCGCCAGTATTTCCGTGAATACGATCGACAGCTTCCAGGGGCAGGAGCGGGACGTGGTATACATCAGCATGACCCGCAGCAATGCCGATAACAACATCGGCTTCCTCTCCGATATACGCCGCATGAACGTGGCCATGACCCGAGCAAGGAAAAAGCTGGTCGTGGTCGGCGACAGCGCCACCTTATCACAGTTACCTTTCTACGCTGGCTTCATCGCCTACGCAGAAACACAGAACGCTTACCAGAGCGCCTGGGAATTTATGGACTTATAA
- a CDS encoding DinB family protein, with translation MITASLDRWEHLCNTIPALLKNISEEDFAFKPLPTKWSKKEILGHLIDSAANNHQRFVRVQFEETPRIGYNQDEWNRYSYHQLQSARQLTDSWEGLNRLLLGIARHIPEDALQRTSYAGGTELVTLAFLIEDYVVHLEHHLQQLVSYR, from the coding sequence ATGATCACAGCAAGCCTTGACCGTTGGGAACACCTGTGTAACACCATCCCGGCGCTGTTAAAAAATATCAGTGAAGAAGATTTCGCTTTTAAACCTCTTCCCACAAAGTGGAGCAAAAAAGAAATACTGGGCCACCTGATAGACAGTGCCGCCAATAACCACCAGCGTTTTGTGAGGGTGCAGTTTGAGGAAACGCCCCGCATCGGGTATAACCAGGATGAATGGAACCGCTACAGCTACCATCAGCTCCAGTCCGCCCGTCAGCTGACAGATAGCTGGGAGGGTTTAAACCGCCTGCTGCTGGGCATCGCCCGTCATATACCGGAAGATGCTTTGCAGCGCACCAGTTATGCAGGCGGCACGGAACTGGTGACACTGGCTTTCCTGATAGAAGACTACGTTGTGCACCTGGAACATCATTTGCAGCAGCTGGTGTCTTACCGGTAA
- a CDS encoding S41 family peptidase: MKKNIMLAMACLLGAHSYAQVSASLFRYPDVSRTQIAFSYANDIWLVPKEGGTAIRITSPAGMEMYPRFSPDGSKLAFSANYDGNLDAYVMPVTGGVPLRLTQHGTPDMVIDWTLDGKQVLFSSRRESTKDRFNQFYTIPETGGSAVKLPLAYAEFGSYSPDGKSIAVAIRSQSARTWKRYRGGMKANIHIYHFDTRQSENISAKSEAGDEFPMWYNNYVYLLSDRGPEKRMNLWRYKTDTKTFEQVTHYTDYDVHTPAMGPTDIVYEAGGKLYTLSLESQQSKEVKINITTDVATLKPRTIKTDKDIQYADISPDGKRALIGARGEVFSLPAENGFVKDLTRTSGAAERDASWSPNGKYIAWWSDQTGDYELWIAENGKEEAARQVTHIGPGFRYHAYWSPDNKKIAFIDQTMRIHIVDVATGKVTNIDKALRYTEDALRTWKCSWSSDSRWLAYSRDCDNLHNAAFLYNVPGNQRHQVTADFYESIDPVFDPEGKYLYLLTNRTFKPIYSDVENSFIYANTTKVAAISLRKDVPPVTSTQNDAVAVSKDTAQSSPKKEDKKKGGEETAKNNPEVKIDLENIESRLYELPVEAGNYSRLAAVKGKVLYNNASNTGVSERTVTLKYYDLESREEKEIIKDPGQYQVSADGKKILVTGDRYAIIDLGANQKVDKKLRLNEMTMLLDPMQEWKQLFNEAWRIERDFFYDRHMHGVNWAGMKEKYARILEGARTREEVNFVIGEMISEMNASHAYVSGGDLETPKEMNVGYLGCDWEADGKFYKVKRIIRGADWDAEARSPLDEPGVNIPEGTYILAVNGVPLTTAAEPFSAFQGLAGKAVEITYNARPSFEGAKTAVVKAIGNEYRLRHLAWIESNRKHVAEATNNQVGYIFVPSTGIDGQDELVRQFSAQWNKAALIIDERFNNGGQIPDRFIELLNRKPLAYWATRDGEPISAPLVGHFGPKVMLINGWSGSGGDAFPDYFRRRDLGPLIGTRTWGGLIGYSGTPSLIDGGDVTAPSFRMYYADGTWFPEGHGVDPDIAVDENLGDMARGVDPQLERGITEIKALLQSKGYKAPETPAYEKR, translated from the coding sequence ATGAAGAAAAACATTATGCTGGCCATGGCGTGCCTGTTGGGCGCCCATTCCTATGCGCAGGTGAGTGCCAGCCTGTTCCGCTACCCGGACGTTTCCCGTACGCAGATCGCCTTCAGTTATGCCAACGACATCTGGCTCGTGCCCAAAGAGGGCGGTACCGCCATCAGGATTACCTCTCCGGCAGGTATGGAGATGTATCCCCGCTTTTCGCCCGACGGCAGCAAGCTCGCGTTCTCGGCCAATTACGATGGCAACCTCGATGCTTACGTGATGCCGGTGACCGGCGGCGTGCCTTTACGCCTCACGCAGCATGGTACTCCCGATATGGTCATCGACTGGACACTGGACGGTAAACAGGTGCTTTTCTCCTCCCGCCGCGAAAGCACGAAAGACCGCTTCAACCAGTTTTATACGATACCGGAAACCGGCGGTTCGGCCGTCAAACTACCCCTGGCCTACGCCGAATTCGGCAGCTACTCGCCCGACGGTAAAAGCATCGCCGTGGCTATCCGCTCGCAAAGCGCCCGTACCTGGAAACGCTACCGCGGCGGTATGAAGGCCAACATCCATATCTATCACTTCGATACCCGCCAGTCAGAAAATATATCCGCTAAAAGCGAAGCCGGGGATGAATTTCCGATGTGGTACAACAATTACGTGTACCTGCTGTCTGACCGGGGGCCGGAGAAAAGAATGAACCTATGGCGGTATAAAACAGATACCAAAACCTTTGAACAGGTAACACATTATACCGACTATGACGTACATACGCCCGCCATGGGCCCAACCGATATCGTATACGAAGCGGGCGGTAAACTGTACACGCTCTCCCTGGAATCGCAGCAGTCCAAAGAAGTAAAAATCAATATCACCACAGACGTGGCTACCCTGAAACCACGCACGATCAAAACGGATAAAGACATCCAGTACGCAGACATCAGCCCCGATGGTAAACGCGCACTCATCGGCGCCCGCGGCGAAGTGTTCTCCCTGCCTGCTGAAAACGGTTTCGTGAAAGATCTCACCCGCACCAGCGGCGCCGCTGAAAGAGATGCGTCCTGGTCCCCCAATGGAAAGTATATCGCCTGGTGGAGCGATCAGACCGGTGACTACGAACTGTGGATCGCCGAAAATGGCAAAGAAGAAGCCGCCAGGCAGGTAACCCACATCGGTCCGGGTTTCCGCTACCATGCGTACTGGTCGCCCGACAATAAAAAAATTGCTTTCATCGACCAGACCATGCGGATCCATATCGTGGACGTGGCTACCGGTAAAGTGACCAACATAGACAAAGCCCTGCGCTATACGGAAGATGCCCTCCGCACCTGGAAATGCAGCTGGTCTTCCGACAGCCGCTGGCTGGCGTATAGCCGTGACTGTGATAACCTGCACAATGCCGCTTTCCTTTATAATGTTCCCGGCAATCAACGCCACCAGGTGACGGCCGACTTCTACGAAAGCATCGACCCGGTGTTTGATCCGGAAGGAAAGTATCTTTACCTGCTCACCAACAGGACCTTTAAGCCCATCTACAGCGATGTGGAGAATAGCTTCATCTACGCCAACACCACAAAAGTGGCGGCGATCAGCCTGCGTAAAGATGTGCCGCCGGTGACATCCACCCAAAACGACGCGGTAGCAGTAAGCAAGGACACCGCTCAGTCATCTCCCAAAAAAGAAGACAAAAAGAAAGGGGGAGAGGAAACCGCTAAAAACAACCCTGAAGTAAAAATCGATCTTGAGAATATCGAATCCCGGTTGTACGAGCTGCCGGTGGAAGCGGGCAATTACTCACGGCTTGCGGCAGTGAAAGGCAAAGTCCTTTATAACAACGCCTCCAATACCGGTGTCAGCGAGCGGACCGTTACCCTGAAATATTATGATCTCGAGAGCCGCGAAGAGAAAGAAATCATCAAAGACCCGGGACAGTACCAGGTGTCTGCCGATGGCAAGAAAATCCTCGTTACCGGCGATCGCTACGCGATCATCGATCTGGGGGCCAACCAGAAAGTGGACAAAAAACTCCGCCTCAATGAAATGACCATGCTGCTCGATCCGATGCAGGAATGGAAGCAGTTGTTTAACGAAGCATGGCGCATAGAACGCGATTTCTTCTACGATCGGCATATGCACGGCGTTAACTGGGCCGGCATGAAAGAGAAATACGCCCGCATCCTCGAAGGCGCCCGCACCCGTGAGGAAGTAAATTTCGTGATCGGCGAAATGATCTCGGAAATGAACGCCTCACACGCCTATGTGTCTGGCGGCGACCTGGAGACACCGAAGGAAATGAATGTAGGATACCTGGGTTGTGACTGGGAAGCGGATGGTAAGTTCTATAAAGTGAAACGCATTATCCGCGGCGCCGATTGGGACGCTGAAGCCCGCTCCCCGCTGGACGAGCCGGGCGTCAATATCCCGGAAGGCACCTATATCCTGGCGGTCAACGGCGTACCGCTGACTACTGCCGCTGAGCCTTTCAGCGCTTTCCAGGGACTGGCAGGTAAAGCCGTGGAGATCACCTATAACGCCCGTCCTTCTTTTGAGGGCGCTAAAACAGCGGTGGTGAAAGCCATCGGCAATGAATACCGCCTGCGCCATCTGGCCTGGATCGAAAGCAACCGCAAACATGTGGCGGAAGCTACCAATAACCAGGTAGGCTACATCTTTGTTCCCAGCACCGGCATCGACGGTCAGGATGAACTGGTCCGCCAGTTCAGCGCCCAGTGGAACAAGGCCGCACTGATCATTGACGAACGTTTCAACAACGGCGGTCAGATACCTGACCGTTTCATAGAACTGCTCAACCGCAAACCGCTGGCTTACTGGGCCACCCGCGACGGAGAGCCGATATCAGCGCCGCTGGTAGGCCACTTCGGGCCTAAAGTAATGCTGATCAACGGCTGGAGCGGTTCCGGCGGAGACGCTTTCCCGGACTACTTCCGTAGAAGAGACCTGGGCCCGTTGATCGGTACCCGCACCTGGGGCGGTTTGATCGGCTACTCCGGTACGCCTTCGCTGATTGACGGCGGAGACGTGACGGCCCCCAGCTTCCGTATGTATTACGCCGACGGTACCTGGTTCCCCGAAGGCCACGGCGTAGACCCGGATATCGCGGTAGACGAAAACCTGGGCGATATGGCCAGAGGCGTTGATCCGCAGCTCGAGCGCGGCATTACCGAAATTAAAGCACTGCTGCAGTCCAAAGGATATAAAGCGCCGGAAACACCGGCATATGAAAAAAGATAA
- a CDS encoding DUF1624 domain-containing protein, whose amino-acid sequence MNTTTPYRVTSIDVLRGLVMVIMALDHTRDFFHRTAMTADPLDPATTSTMLYFTRWITHFCAPTFVFLSGVSAFLAAQKRTRQDAAGFLVKRGLWLVLVEVTLITLGLTFNPSFNFIILQVIWAIGWSMVMLGLLSWWSRKAVFIAGILLFFGHNVVDYMKFPAEGTAAVVWQMLLTARGTVVPLDAAHLLGIFYAILPWTGIMLLGYSIGSWFTRDFPAAKRKQRLIMAGVALIALFVLLRWINLYGNPTPRKIYPDGWSNVLSFFDTSKYPPSLQYAAMTLGPALLALAAFENLQQRWSGVLTVYGRVPFFYYVLHFYLLHALLVIVFFSTGHSSAQIAQVPFWFRPAEFGYALPLVYLIWIGVVAALYKPCRWFDGYRAAHRQWWLSYL is encoded by the coding sequence ATGAACACAACCACCCCCTACAGGGTAACTTCCATTGATGTGCTGCGTGGCCTCGTGATGGTAATTATGGCCCTGGACCATACCCGTGATTTTTTTCATCGTACGGCCATGACGGCGGATCCGCTCGATCCTGCCACCACCAGCACGATGTTGTACTTTACCCGCTGGATCACACATTTCTGTGCGCCCACTTTTGTTTTCCTCTCCGGCGTATCGGCCTTCCTGGCAGCACAGAAGAGGACGCGGCAGGACGCGGCGGGCTTCCTCGTTAAAAGAGGCCTGTGGCTGGTGCTGGTGGAAGTGACACTGATAACGCTGGGGCTTACTTTCAATCCCTCCTTTAATTTTATCATTCTCCAGGTGATATGGGCCATCGGATGGAGCATGGTGATGCTGGGACTGCTGAGCTGGTGGTCACGGAAAGCGGTGTTCATAGCAGGCATACTATTATTCTTTGGTCATAACGTTGTCGACTATATGAAATTTCCGGCGGAAGGGACGGCGGCTGTCGTGTGGCAGATGCTGCTGACAGCCCGCGGCACCGTGGTGCCGTTGGATGCCGCCCACCTGCTGGGCATATTTTACGCGATATTACCGTGGACAGGCATCATGTTGCTGGGGTATAGTATCGGAAGCTGGTTTACCCGCGACTTTCCTGCCGCCAAAAGAAAACAACGGCTGATCATGGCCGGTGTGGCGTTAATAGCCCTGTTTGTGTTGTTGCGGTGGATCAACCTGTATGGTAATCCCACTCCCCGTAAAATATATCCGGATGGCTGGTCCAATGTATTGTCATTCTTCGATACCAGCAAATACCCGCCGTCCCTGCAATACGCAGCCATGACCCTCGGTCCGGCACTGCTGGCGCTGGCTGCCTTTGAAAACCTGCAACAGAGATGGAGCGGGGTATTAACGGTTTATGGCCGGGTGCCCTTCTTCTATTATGTACTGCATTTTTACCTGCTGCATGCCCTGCTGGTGATCGTGTTTTTCAGCACAGGACATTCCTCCGCGCAGATTGCGCAGGTGCCCTTCTGGTTCAGGCCGGCCGAATTCGGTTATGCGTTGCCGTTAGTATATCTTATCTGGATCGGAGTGGTAGCGGCGCTGTATAAGCCCTGCCGCTGGTTTGACGGGTACCGGGCGGCACACCGGCAATGGTGGCTGAGTTATCTGTAA
- a CDS encoding glycine-rich domain-containing protein, with the protein MMTSMTNTTPRIREGTDFRQDPLWQRIEAFQLDDPTAPLPFSRKLARENDWNERFTSRAITEYRRFVYLCCISPTGASPSYVIDQVWHKHLLYTENYWDEFCEKVLGRKLHHHPSKGGPPEREKHDDWFRQTLRLYRTVFDESPPPDIWYNTPRSPRKRLRSRFFPRLLPLLLFLSLLLTGCTPGETVFGLIVLALLAYNTARKSAKNQSDGDSSGSACGGGSSCGSSCSSSCGGGCGGCGGGGGD; encoded by the coding sequence ATGATGACAAGTATGACTAACACTACGCCCCGTATCCGCGAAGGGACCGACTTCAGACAGGACCCGCTCTGGCAAAGAATTGAAGCTTTTCAGCTGGATGACCCCACAGCCCCGCTGCCCTTCTCACGGAAACTGGCCCGGGAAAACGACTGGAACGAACGCTTCACCAGCAGGGCCATCACAGAATACCGCCGCTTCGTTTATCTCTGCTGCATCTCTCCTACCGGCGCCTCTCCTTCGTATGTGATCGACCAGGTATGGCACAAACACCTGCTTTATACGGAGAACTACTGGGATGAATTCTGTGAAAAGGTCCTCGGCCGGAAACTTCACCATCACCCTTCCAAGGGCGGCCCTCCGGAACGGGAAAAACACGACGACTGGTTCCGGCAAACCCTCCGGCTTTATAGGACCGTTTTCGATGAAAGTCCGCCTCCTGATATCTGGTACAACACTCCACGTTCTCCCCGAAAACGTCTCCGCTCCCGCTTCTTTCCACGACTGCTCCCTTTATTATTGTTCCTCAGTTTGCTGCTGACAGGCTGCACGCCCGGCGAAACAGTGTTCGGATTAATCGTACTGGCGCTCCTCGCTTATAATACGGCGCGCAAGTCCGCCAAAAACCAAAGCGACGGCGACTCCTCCGGTAGTGCCTGCGGCGGCGGCAGTTCCTGCGGAAGCAGTTGCAGCAGTAGCTGCGGAGGCGGATGCGGCGGTTGTGGCGGAGGCGGCGGAGATTAA
- a CDS encoding FtsX-like permease family protein: MIRNYFKIAVRNLVRSKGYAAINIFGLAVALATCLLITLFVMDELSYDRYNRKADRIYRVNADFLVNGNAFRERYTPAQLGATMMKDFPGIENYVRFRGFGDRSVLIKKGNETLMEHNAGFADSTLFEVFTLPMLAGDPKTALTKPYTMVISEKMAGKYFGSTAAAVGKIMHINNTDDYMVTGVMKDMPAASHMHYDFIWSMASLEDSRNTAWMADNYDTYLLVRPGVNEATLLSQLKTLTKTYMDGPLKAMIGSSIDELERSNGHFRYDVLPLTKIHLYSPFTNEVEPGGNIQYVYIFTVVAVFILLIACVNFMNLSTARSAGRSREVGVRKALGSQRSNLITQFLTESMLTTTIAALIAVALALLLLPYLNQVAGKAITPDMLLNKWLLTGMLATVFVVGLLAGSYPAFFLSSFEPVQVLKGKLATGFRGGWLRNSLVVFQFSTAVVLIVGTLVIYSQLSYIRNKKLGYSREQVVVLKNTLSLWVHAEAFKEEVLKLPGVQAGTMTDALPVSTIMSTAIFAKDAAASAGQVMGLFEWKVDADYVSTLGMQLAGGRNFSPSIPSDSNALLINETAAKLLGYTDLNNRFLYANYEGNKPLRIIGIVKDFNSGSLRTRIPPIVMRLAKRPDMMAFRIRTADIPALLSKMEDKYHSVAGMEGQPFQYTFLDDDFSRLYAADQRTGKIFVSFTCFAILISCLGLFGLVTYAAEQRTKEISIRKVMGASVTSIVALLSRDFLKLVAVAIVVASPLAWWIMDRWLQDFAYRISIGWWVFAATALLAVLITIVTICLQAVKAARANPVVALR; the protein is encoded by the coding sequence ATGATCAGGAACTACTTTAAAATCGCTGTCAGGAACCTTGTACGCAGCAAGGGATATGCTGCTATTAACATTTTCGGTCTTGCTGTGGCATTGGCTACCTGTTTGCTGATCACGCTTTTTGTGATGGATGAACTGAGCTACGACCGGTACAATCGTAAGGCGGACCGTATTTACCGGGTGAATGCGGATTTCCTTGTCAACGGTAACGCTTTCCGGGAAAGGTATACGCCGGCGCAGCTGGGCGCTACCATGATGAAAGACTTCCCGGGCATCGAAAATTATGTGCGGTTCCGTGGTTTTGGCGATCGTTCCGTCCTGATCAAAAAAGGAAACGAAACATTGATGGAACATAATGCCGGGTTCGCGGACTCCACCCTGTTTGAGGTGTTTACCCTGCCCATGCTTGCCGGCGACCCTAAAACAGCGCTTACCAAACCATATACGATGGTCATCTCAGAAAAGATGGCCGGAAAGTATTTCGGTAGTACCGCTGCTGCCGTGGGTAAAATAATGCATATCAACAATACGGACGATTATATGGTGACCGGCGTCATGAAAGATATGCCGGCCGCTTCGCACATGCATTATGATTTTATCTGGTCCATGGCCAGCCTCGAAGATAGTCGTAATACAGCATGGATGGCCGATAATTACGATACCTACCTGCTGGTACGGCCAGGCGTCAACGAAGCTACGCTCCTCAGTCAGCTGAAAACGCTGACAAAAACCTATATGGATGGGCCGCTGAAAGCGATGATCGGCAGCAGTATCGACGAACTGGAACGCAGCAACGGCCATTTCCGGTATGATGTACTGCCGCTTACCAAAATCCACCTGTATTCTCCTTTCACCAACGAGGTGGAACCGGGCGGTAATATTCAGTATGTATATATATTCACGGTAGTAGCGGTGTTTATCCTGCTGATCGCCTGCGTCAATTTTATGAATCTCTCTACGGCCCGCTCTGCCGGCCGTTCGAGGGAAGTCGGCGTGCGGAAGGCGCTGGGCTCTCAACGTTCCAACCTGATCACGCAGTTCCTTACCGAGTCTATGCTGACGACAACGATCGCAGCATTGATAGCCGTGGCATTGGCGCTGCTGCTGTTGCCTTACCTCAACCAGGTCGCCGGTAAAGCGATTACGCCGGACATGCTGCTGAATAAGTGGTTATTGACCGGCATGCTGGCCACCGTTTTTGTGGTAGGACTGCTGGCGGGTAGTTACCCAGCCTTTTTCCTCTCTTCGTTTGAACCGGTGCAGGTGCTGAAAGGGAAGCTGGCGACAGGTTTCCGGGGTGGGTGGCTGCGCAACAGCCTTGTGGTGTTCCAGTTTTCCACGGCGGTGGTCCTGATCGTAGGCACACTGGTCATCTACAGCCAGTTGAGTTACATCCGCAATAAAAAGCTGGGCTACAGCCGTGAGCAGGTGGTGGTATTGAAAAATACACTGTCACTCTGGGTGCATGCCGAAGCCTTCAAGGAGGAGGTGCTGAAACTGCCGGGGGTGCAGGCAGGTACCATGACGGACGCCTTACCGGTATCCACCATTATGAGTACCGCTATCTTCGCTAAAGATGCCGCAGCCAGCGCCGGGCAGGTAATGGGACTGTTTGAATGGAAGGTAGACGCGGATTATGTCAGCACGCTGGGTATGCAGCTCGCGGGCGGCCGCAATTTCTCACCGTCCATTCCTTCCGACAGCAACGCGCTGCTGATCAATGAAACCGCCGCTAAGCTGCTGGGATATACCGATCTGAATAACCGCTTCCTGTACGCCAATTATGAAGGCAATAAACCATTGCGTATTATCGGTATCGTAAAGGATTTTAACAGCGGTTCGCTGCGCACCAGGATACCGCCCATCGTTATGCGGCTGGCAAAGCGCCCCGATATGATGGCTTTCCGCATCCGTACCGCTGATATCCCCGCGCTGCTCAGTAAAATGGAAGATAAGTACCACAGTGTGGCCGGCATGGAAGGCCAGCCTTTCCAGTACACTTTCCTCGACGACGATTTCAGTCGCCTCTATGCAGCCGACCAGCGTACCGGTAAGATCTTTGTTTCCTTTACCTGCTTTGCCATCCTGATTTCCTGCCTCGGGTTGTTCGGGCTGGTGACCTACGCGGCGGAACAGCGGACCAAAGAGATCAGCATCCGGAAGGTGATGGGCGCCAGCGTGACCAGCATCGTGGCGTTATTGTCCCGTGACTTCCTGAAGCTGGTGGCGGTGGCTATCGTAGTGGCGTCGCCGTTGGCCTGGTGGATCATGGACCGCTGGCTGCAGGATTTTGCCTACCGTATCAGTATCGGATGGTGGGTGTTTGCCGCCACGGCGTTGCTGGCCGTCCTTATTACCATTGTCACTATCTGTCTGCAGGCGGTAAAGGCTGCGCGGGCTAATCCGGTAGTGGCGTTGCGTTAA
- a CDS encoding alpha/beta hydrolase family protein — MMFRLYRWAGCLLLLWLTTGLNAQPVTPADYHLNAYTLHDAALGDIRYYVSNEGLQTKKPLLILLDGSSHLPLTLLVKQPRRMEVMNTFDHDLLKLANRFHVVMISKPGVPFCDTIQVQRDTVTMEDVDRLLPMPYIYRHKGGLEWRAEAASRVIDAVCAKFPVDAGRVVVYGYSEGAQVAPKVAVLNKRVTHCASVFGSGLNQLYDFIHDARLEAVKGHISYEAAQRRIDSLLRQFEDIYRHPQDTRKDWEGNTYQRWASYGAEPPVQQFAQLDIPLFVVAGIHDTNSPVYSLDYLPLEFLRLGKKNLTYKVYPVDHFFRNTANPRDTTDYKSQMLTALLQWLKVR; from the coding sequence ATGATGTTTCGCTTATACCGATGGGCCGGTTGTCTGCTTTTGTTATGGCTGACAACCGGCCTGAACGCACAACCCGTAACCCCGGCGGATTATCACCTGAACGCTTATACGCTGCACGATGCAGCGTTAGGGGATATCCGTTATTATGTCTCCAACGAAGGACTACAGACCAAAAAGCCGTTGCTCATATTGCTGGATGGCTCCAGTCATCTGCCACTGACGCTGCTGGTGAAGCAGCCGCGCCGGATGGAGGTGATGAACACCTTTGATCACGACCTGCTGAAGCTGGCCAACCGTTTCCATGTGGTGATGATCAGTAAGCCGGGCGTCCCGTTCTGTGATACCATACAGGTGCAGCGGGATACCGTCACCATGGAAGATGTGGACCGGCTGTTGCCTATGCCGTATATCTACCGGCATAAAGGCGGCCTCGAATGGCGTGCGGAAGCGGCTTCCCGGGTGATTGATGCGGTATGTGCGAAATTCCCGGTAGACGCCGGCCGTGTAGTGGTATATGGCTACTCGGAAGGAGCACAGGTAGCCCCCAAAGTGGCGGTGCTCAACAAAAGAGTGACCCATTGCGCGAGTGTCTTCGGCAGCGGCCTTAACCAGCTGTACGACTTCATCCACGATGCCCGCCTGGAGGCTGTAAAAGGCCATATCTCCTACGAAGCGGCCCAGCGGCGGATTGATTCGCTGCTCCGCCAGTTTGAAGATATCTACCGGCATCCGCAGGATACCCGGAAAGACTGGGAGGGCAACACTTACCAGCGCTGGGCCAGCTACGGCGCAGAGCCGCCCGTGCAGCAGTTTGCCCAACTCGATATCCCGCTGTTCGTGGTGGCGGGCATCCACGATACCAATTCCCCTGTATACAGCCTCGATTACCTGCCGCTGGAATTCCTGCGCCTCGGTAAGAAAAACCTCACCTATAAAGTATACCCCGTGGACCATTTTTTCCGGAATACCGCCAACCCCCGCGATACGACGGACTATAAATCGCAAATGCTCACAGCCCTGCTGCAGTGGCTGAAAGTACGCTGA